From one Solanum stenotomum isolate F172 chromosome 12, ASM1918654v1, whole genome shotgun sequence genomic stretch:
- the LOC125848220 gene encoding uncharacterized protein LOC125848220, whose translation MAEKEGAIVKKGHEEGLKMAVCLLEEFGLPMGLLPLADVIEVGFVKNTGYMWIQQNKKIEHKFKMISKMVSYDTEINGYVDKKRIKKLKGVKAKELMLWPPVNEITVNDPPTGKIQFKSLAGITKTFPVEAFAAGQ comes from the coding sequence ATGGCAGAAAAGGAAGGAGCAATTGTCAAGAAGGGACATGAGGAAGGTTTGAAAATGGCAGTTTGCCTACTCGAAGAATTCGGACTCCCAATGGGGCTCCTCCCTCTTGCTGATGTGATCGAAGTGGGGTTCGTGAAGAACACAGGCTACATGTGGATCcagcaaaataaaaaaattgaacacaaGTTCAAAATGATCAGTAAAATGGTAAGTTATGACACTGAAATAAATGGATATGTTGACAAGAAAAGAATCAAGAAGCTCAAGGGAGTGAAAGCTAAGGAATTGATGTTATGGCCTCCAGTTAATGAGATAACTGTAAATGATCCTCCCACTGGCAAGATTCAATTCAAGAGTCTGGCTGGCATCACCAAAACATTCCCAGTTGAAGCTTTTGCTGCTGGCCAGTAA